A single genomic interval of Apis cerana isolate GH-2021 linkage group LG2, AcerK_1.0, whole genome shotgun sequence harbors:
- the LOC108002871 gene encoding uncharacterized protein LOC108002871 isoform X3 has product MASTESLVCDTLDLSGQGLKKLPRCPSDADISTLIIDDNELQRLDNLDSYHRITKLSIVRNQLLRMYGVSKLHNLVTLNLANNGILTIEGIKDMINLHTLCLAGNNIKSIEHLHTNTKLEHLDLSENSISHISDISYLRNLKELFLHNNRIITLRQCERYLPTSLETFTLANNNITDLNEMSHLANLKNLINFSIANNPCVSMTGNSTGFDYRPFVINWCMSLKSIDGYPVDPIESLKAEWLYSQGRGRQFRVGEHALLAQYLASVCPLSGESLENETDRKLRLILSKAQHHQQQLNQQSDTGSVHSLSSVGMSPSPATRRRLSHNRTGSPRRASSSRNSLRIRSPDRMVSSCHTDTIVSSCHTLLPEDQESLMTQSLDPNMLCNTLNNKASNTLDTEETSSPLQAATKLVPVPESLMSPDFRPPSGLSRVLAKTPPSKLTSPCQITVPNKPTCDGDSKAIPIINTVNPMAKTNLTSIKANALVKSNSATNCTAGKPNIAKPIITNTSNKCPHSVKINNYVQSKTLPAKRNTKNSPNLGRNIQRLKSTNDKIKSNVIKKNGDGDADNATQSSDEDSEVCQAKLDSIRHRAIQRRQEDNKDQDEAEKAAICIQRMWRGYHTRNLNKKATTILKTIEMIRTNKYIQKLTTDMEATRTALESEHKLQLLQMQAINALWKKVVSLQPNRDSTNNDNENIAQNVDVVTNLTQTCNLLHSQVQQLQDSMSEIKRCMSSMQSKSNLIDNGVATQTEISAVHTPAGEENLFPYARPHRPQTLPIHQTIHEGNENKSFASNLIDSVLKKVSQSTDTTDDEVNTDILNSNENPEILNSNDHPDMFKSCEEIIEPDFKDVEHDVKNEYDVIDNAVINGEVCEETLCKELHNLIETEITTENCMNLKKENSSEEIEKE; this is encoded by the exons ATGGCTTCGACGG AATCCTTAGTATGCGATACACTCGATCTAAGTGGTCAAGGTTTAAAGAAGCTTCCTCGTTGTCCGTCTGATGCAGATATTAGCACATTGATCATTGATGATAATGAACTTCAGCGTCTTGATAATCTTGATTCTTACCATAGAATTACCAAG ctATCAATAGTAAGGAATCAATTGCTACGTATGTATGGAGTATCAAAGTTACATAATCTTGTAACTCTTAATCTAGCAAATAATGGTATTTTAACTATAGAAGGTATAAaggatatgataaatttacatacaCTTTGTTTAGCTGGTAATAACATAaag tCTATTGAACATTTACACACAAATACTAAGTTGGAGCATTTGGACTTGTCTGAAAATAGTATCAGTCATATCTCAGACATATCTTATCTACGAAACTTAAAA GAATTATTTCTACATAACAACCGTATAATAACATTAAGGCAATGTGAACGCTATTTACCTACTTCTTTAGAAACATTTACATTAgcaaataataacattactgatttaaatgaaatgtcaCATTtagctaatttaaaaaatttaataaatttttcaattgctaATAACCCATGTGTTAGTATGACAGGTAATAGTAC TGGTTTTGATTATCGACCTTTTGTTATCAATTGGTGTATGAGCTTGAAATCAATTGATGGCTATCCTGTTGATCCTATTGAAAG TTTAAAAGCAGAGTGGCTATATTCTCAGGGACGTGGTAGACAATTCCGTGTTGGCGAACATGCATTACTTGCACAGTATTTAGCATCAGTTTGTCCACTTTCTGGTGAATCCTTAGAAAATGAAACAGACAGGAAGCTAAGGCTGATTTTAAGTAAAGCACAACATCATCAACAACAATTAAATCAACAAAGCGATACTGGAAGTGTGCACAGCTTAAGTAGCGTCGGAATGAGTCCTTCTCCAGCCACTAGGCGTAGACTTAGTCATAACAGGACAGGTTCTCCTAGACGTGCCA gTTCATCAAGAAATTCATTAAGAATAAGATCACCAGATAGAATGGTATCTAGTTGTCATACTGATACTATAGTTTCTTCATGCCATACATTGTTACCTGAAGATCAAGAATCCTTAATGACTCAAAGTTTGGATCCAAATATGCTTTGCAATACTTTAAACAATAAAGCATCAAATACTCTTGATACAGAag AAACATCAAGTCCTTTGCAAGCTGCAACAAAACTAGTACCAGTTCCAGAATCTTTAATGAGTCCAGATTTTCGTCCACCATCTGGTCTTTCTCGAGTTCTAGCAAAAACTCCACCAAGTAAATTAACATCACCATGTCAAATTACAGTGCCAAACAAACCTACTTGTGATGGAGATAGCAAAGCAATTCCCATAATAAATACAGTAAATCCAATGGCAAAAACAAATCTTACTTCTATTAAAGCAAATGCACTTGTAAAAAGTAATTCAGCAACAAATTGCACTGCTGGAAAACCAAATATTGCTAAAcctattattacaaatactaGTAATAAATGTCCCCATAgtgtgaaaattaataactatgTTCAAAGCAAAACATTGCCTGCTAaacgaaatacaaaaaattcacCAAATTTAGGCAGAAATATACAAAGACTAAAGAgtacaaatgataaaattaaaagcaatgttattaaaaaaaatggagatgGAGATGCTGATAATGCTACTCAAAGTAGTGATGAAGATAGTGAAGTATGCCAAGCAAAATTAGATAGTATTCGACATAGAGCTATTCAACGAAGACAAGAAGACAATaaag atCAAGATGAAGCTGAAAAAGCAGCAATATGTATTCAAAGAATGTGGAGAGGATATCATACaagaaatcttaataaaaaagcaaCTACTATACTGAAAACTATTGAAATGATAAGAACAAATAAGTATATTCA gAAACTAACTACTGATATGGAAGCCACTAGAACTGCTTTAGAAAGTGAACATAAGCTACAGTTATTGCAAATGCAAGCAATTAATGCATTGTGGAAAAAAGTTGTTAGTCTCCAACCTAATCGAGATTCTACAAATAAtgacaatgaaaatattgcacAAAATGTAGATGTTGTAACTAATTTAACACAAAcatgtaatttattacatagtcAG gttcaACAATTACAAGATTCTATGTCAGAAATTAAACGATGTATGTCGAGTATGCAATCAAAATCTAATCTTATTGATAACGGTGTGGCTACTCAAACAGAAATCTCAGCTGTTCATACTCCGGCAGgcgaagaaaatttgtttcctTACGCTCGCCCACATAGACCACAAACATTGCCAATTCATCAAACAATTCATgaaggaaatgaaaataaaagttttgcaTCTAATTTGATTGATagcgttttaaaaaaagtatctcAATCCACTGACACGACAGATGATGAAGTTAATACTgatattctaaattctaatgaaaatcccgaaatattaaattcaaatgatCATCCTGATATGTTTAAAAGTTGTGAAGAGATTATAGAACCTGATTTCAAGGATGTAGAACATgatgtaaaaaatgaatatgatgTAATTGATAATGCCGTTATAAATGGTGAAGTTTGTGAGGAAACATTATGTAAAGAATTGCacaatttaattgaaacagAAATTACAACAGAAAATTGTAtgaacttaaaaaaagaaaatagttcAGAAGAAATTGAGAAGgaataa
- the LOC108002871 gene encoding uncharacterized protein LOC108002871 isoform X4 — translation MASTESLVCDTLDLSGQGLKKLPRCPSDADISTLIIDDNELQRLDNLDSYHRITKLSIVRNQLLRMYGVSKLHNLVTLNLANNGILTIEGIKDMINLHTLCLAGNNIKELFLHNNRIITLRQCERYLPTSLETFTLANNNITDLNEMSHLANLKNLINFSIANNPCVSMTGNSTGFDYRPFVINWCMSLKSIDGYPVDPIESLKAEWLYSQGRGRQFRVGEHALLAQYLASVCPLSGESLENETDRKLRLILSKAQHHQQQLNQQSDTGSVHSLSSVGMSPSPATRRRLSHNRTGSPRRAIAPMLTYYEDKCLQSPKFYEAKYCVCHSPCKGSSRNSLRIRSPDRMVSSCHTDTIVSSCHTLLPEDQESLMTQSLDPNMLCNTLNNKASNTLDTEETSSPLQAATKLVPVPESLMSPDFRPPSGLSRVLAKTPPSKLTSPCQITVPNKPTCDGDSKAIPIINTVNPMAKTNLTSIKANALVKSNSATNCTAGKPNIAKPIITNTSNKCPHSVKINNYVQSKTLPAKRNTKNSPNLGRNIQRLKSTNDKIKSNVIKKNGDGDADNATQSSDEDSEVCQAKLDSIRHRAIQRRQEDNKDQDEAEKAAICIQRMWRGYHTRNLNKKATTILKTIEMIRTNKYIQKLTTDMEATRTALESEHKLQLLQMQAINALWKKVVSLQPNRDSTNNDNENIAQNVDVVTNLTQTCNLLHSQVQQLQDSMSEIKRCMSSMQSKSNLIDNGVATQTEISAVHTPAGEENLFPYARPHRPQTLPIHQTIHEGNENKSFASNLIDSVLKKVSQSTDTTDDEVNTDILNSNENPEILNSNDHPDMFKSCEEIIEPDFKDVEHDVKNEYDVIDNAVINGEVCEETLCKELHNLIETEITTENCMNLKKENSSEEIEKE, via the exons ATGGCTTCGACGG AATCCTTAGTATGCGATACACTCGATCTAAGTGGTCAAGGTTTAAAGAAGCTTCCTCGTTGTCCGTCTGATGCAGATATTAGCACATTGATCATTGATGATAATGAACTTCAGCGTCTTGATAATCTTGATTCTTACCATAGAATTACCAAG ctATCAATAGTAAGGAATCAATTGCTACGTATGTATGGAGTATCAAAGTTACATAATCTTGTAACTCTTAATCTAGCAAATAATGGTATTTTAACTATAGAAGGTATAAaggatatgataaatttacatacaCTTTGTTTAGCTGGTAATAACATAaag GAATTATTTCTACATAACAACCGTATAATAACATTAAGGCAATGTGAACGCTATTTACCTACTTCTTTAGAAACATTTACATTAgcaaataataacattactgatttaaatgaaatgtcaCATTtagctaatttaaaaaatttaataaatttttcaattgctaATAACCCATGTGTTAGTATGACAGGTAATAGTAC TGGTTTTGATTATCGACCTTTTGTTATCAATTGGTGTATGAGCTTGAAATCAATTGATGGCTATCCTGTTGATCCTATTGAAAG TTTAAAAGCAGAGTGGCTATATTCTCAGGGACGTGGTAGACAATTCCGTGTTGGCGAACATGCATTACTTGCACAGTATTTAGCATCAGTTTGTCCACTTTCTGGTGAATCCTTAGAAAATGAAACAGACAGGAAGCTAAGGCTGATTTTAAGTAAAGCACAACATCATCAACAACAATTAAATCAACAAAGCGATACTGGAAGTGTGCACAGCTTAAGTAGCGTCGGAATGAGTCCTTCTCCAGCCACTAGGCGTAGACTTAGTCATAACAGGACAGGTTCTCCTAGACGTGCCA TTGCGCCAATGTTGACATACTATGAAGATAAATGCTTACAATCGCCAAAATTTTATGAAGCAAAGTACTGTGTGTGCCATTCACCTTGTAAAG gTTCATCAAGAAATTCATTAAGAATAAGATCACCAGATAGAATGGTATCTAGTTGTCATACTGATACTATAGTTTCTTCATGCCATACATTGTTACCTGAAGATCAAGAATCCTTAATGACTCAAAGTTTGGATCCAAATATGCTTTGCAATACTTTAAACAATAAAGCATCAAATACTCTTGATACAGAag AAACATCAAGTCCTTTGCAAGCTGCAACAAAACTAGTACCAGTTCCAGAATCTTTAATGAGTCCAGATTTTCGTCCACCATCTGGTCTTTCTCGAGTTCTAGCAAAAACTCCACCAAGTAAATTAACATCACCATGTCAAATTACAGTGCCAAACAAACCTACTTGTGATGGAGATAGCAAAGCAATTCCCATAATAAATACAGTAAATCCAATGGCAAAAACAAATCTTACTTCTATTAAAGCAAATGCACTTGTAAAAAGTAATTCAGCAACAAATTGCACTGCTGGAAAACCAAATATTGCTAAAcctattattacaaatactaGTAATAAATGTCCCCATAgtgtgaaaattaataactatgTTCAAAGCAAAACATTGCCTGCTAaacgaaatacaaaaaattcacCAAATTTAGGCAGAAATATACAAAGACTAAAGAgtacaaatgataaaattaaaagcaatgttattaaaaaaaatggagatgGAGATGCTGATAATGCTACTCAAAGTAGTGATGAAGATAGTGAAGTATGCCAAGCAAAATTAGATAGTATTCGACATAGAGCTATTCAACGAAGACAAGAAGACAATaaag atCAAGATGAAGCTGAAAAAGCAGCAATATGTATTCAAAGAATGTGGAGAGGATATCATACaagaaatcttaataaaaaagcaaCTACTATACTGAAAACTATTGAAATGATAAGAACAAATAAGTATATTCA gAAACTAACTACTGATATGGAAGCCACTAGAACTGCTTTAGAAAGTGAACATAAGCTACAGTTATTGCAAATGCAAGCAATTAATGCATTGTGGAAAAAAGTTGTTAGTCTCCAACCTAATCGAGATTCTACAAATAAtgacaatgaaaatattgcacAAAATGTAGATGTTGTAACTAATTTAACACAAAcatgtaatttattacatagtcAG gttcaACAATTACAAGATTCTATGTCAGAAATTAAACGATGTATGTCGAGTATGCAATCAAAATCTAATCTTATTGATAACGGTGTGGCTACTCAAACAGAAATCTCAGCTGTTCATACTCCGGCAGgcgaagaaaatttgtttcctTACGCTCGCCCACATAGACCACAAACATTGCCAATTCATCAAACAATTCATgaaggaaatgaaaataaaagttttgcaTCTAATTTGATTGATagcgttttaaaaaaagtatctcAATCCACTGACACGACAGATGATGAAGTTAATACTgatattctaaattctaatgaaaatcccgaaatattaaattcaaatgatCATCCTGATATGTTTAAAAGTTGTGAAGAGATTATAGAACCTGATTTCAAGGATGTAGAACATgatgtaaaaaatgaatatgatgTAATTGATAATGCCGTTATAAATGGTGAAGTTTGTGAGGAAACATTATGTAAAGAATTGCacaatttaattgaaacagAAATTACAACAGAAAATTGTAtgaacttaaaaaaagaaaatagttcAGAAGAAATTGAGAAGgaataa
- the LOC108002871 gene encoding uncharacterized protein LOC108002871 isoform X2: MASTESLVCDTLDLSGQGLKKLPRCPSDADISTLIIDDNELQRLDNLDSYHRITKLSIVRNQLLRMYGVSKLHNLVTLNLANNGILTIEGIKDMINLHTLCLAGNNIKSIEHLHTNTKLEHLDLSENSISHISDISYLRNLKELFLHNNRIITLRQCERYLPTSLETFTLANNNITDLNEMSHLANLKNLINFSIANNPCVSMTGNSTGFDYRPFVINWCMSLKSIDGYPVDPIESLKAEWLYSQGRGRQFRVGEHALLAQYLASVCPLSGESLENETDRKLRLILSKAQHHQQQLNQQSDTGSVHSLSSVGMSPSPATRRRLSHNRTGSPRRAIAPMLTYYEDKCLQSPKFYEAKYCVCHSPCKGSSRNSLRIRSPDRMVSSCHTDTIVSSCHTLLPEDQESLMTQSLDPNMLCNTLNNKASNTLDTEETSSPLQAATKLVPVPESLMSPDFRPPSGLSRVLAKTPPSKLTSPCQITVPNKPTCDGDSKAIPIINTVNPMAKTNLTSIKANALVKSNSATNCTAGKPNIAKPIITNTSNKCPHSVKINNYVQSKTLPAKRNTKNSPNLGRNIQRLKSTNDKIKSNVIKKNGDGDADNATQSSDEDSEVCQAKLDSIRHRAIQRRQEDNKDQDEAEKAAICIQRMWRGYHTRNLNKKATTILKTIEMIRTNKYIQKLTTDMEATRTALESEHKLQLLQMQAINALWKKVVSLQPNRDSTNNDNENIAQNVDVVTNLTQTCNLLHSQVQQLQDSMSEIKRCMSSMQSKSNLIDNGVATQTEISAVHTPAGEENLFPYARPHRPQTLPIHQTIHEGNENKSFASNLIDSVLKKVSQSTDTTDDEVNTDILNSNENPEILNSNDHPDMFKSCEEIIEPDFKDVEHDVKNEYDVIDNAVINGEVCEETLCKELHNLIETEITTENCMNLKKENSSEEIEKE, encoded by the exons ATGGCTTCGACGG AATCCTTAGTATGCGATACACTCGATCTAAGTGGTCAAGGTTTAAAGAAGCTTCCTCGTTGTCCGTCTGATGCAGATATTAGCACATTGATCATTGATGATAATGAACTTCAGCGTCTTGATAATCTTGATTCTTACCATAGAATTACCAAG ctATCAATAGTAAGGAATCAATTGCTACGTATGTATGGAGTATCAAAGTTACATAATCTTGTAACTCTTAATCTAGCAAATAATGGTATTTTAACTATAGAAGGTATAAaggatatgataaatttacatacaCTTTGTTTAGCTGGTAATAACATAaag tCTATTGAACATTTACACACAAATACTAAGTTGGAGCATTTGGACTTGTCTGAAAATAGTATCAGTCATATCTCAGACATATCTTATCTACGAAACTTAAAA GAATTATTTCTACATAACAACCGTATAATAACATTAAGGCAATGTGAACGCTATTTACCTACTTCTTTAGAAACATTTACATTAgcaaataataacattactgatttaaatgaaatgtcaCATTtagctaatttaaaaaatttaataaatttttcaattgctaATAACCCATGTGTTAGTATGACAGGTAATAGTAC TGGTTTTGATTATCGACCTTTTGTTATCAATTGGTGTATGAGCTTGAAATCAATTGATGGCTATCCTGTTGATCCTATTGAAAG TTTAAAAGCAGAGTGGCTATATTCTCAGGGACGTGGTAGACAATTCCGTGTTGGCGAACATGCATTACTTGCACAGTATTTAGCATCAGTTTGTCCACTTTCTGGTGAATCCTTAGAAAATGAAACAGACAGGAAGCTAAGGCTGATTTTAAGTAAAGCACAACATCATCAACAACAATTAAATCAACAAAGCGATACTGGAAGTGTGCACAGCTTAAGTAGCGTCGGAATGAGTCCTTCTCCAGCCACTAGGCGTAGACTTAGTCATAACAGGACAGGTTCTCCTAGACGTGCCA TTGCGCCAATGTTGACATACTATGAAGATAAATGCTTACAATCGCCAAAATTTTATGAAGCAAAGTACTGTGTGTGCCATTCACCTTGTAAAG gTTCATCAAGAAATTCATTAAGAATAAGATCACCAGATAGAATGGTATCTAGTTGTCATACTGATACTATAGTTTCTTCATGCCATACATTGTTACCTGAAGATCAAGAATCCTTAATGACTCAAAGTTTGGATCCAAATATGCTTTGCAATACTTTAAACAATAAAGCATCAAATACTCTTGATACAGAag AAACATCAAGTCCTTTGCAAGCTGCAACAAAACTAGTACCAGTTCCAGAATCTTTAATGAGTCCAGATTTTCGTCCACCATCTGGTCTTTCTCGAGTTCTAGCAAAAACTCCACCAAGTAAATTAACATCACCATGTCAAATTACAGTGCCAAACAAACCTACTTGTGATGGAGATAGCAAAGCAATTCCCATAATAAATACAGTAAATCCAATGGCAAAAACAAATCTTACTTCTATTAAAGCAAATGCACTTGTAAAAAGTAATTCAGCAACAAATTGCACTGCTGGAAAACCAAATATTGCTAAAcctattattacaaatactaGTAATAAATGTCCCCATAgtgtgaaaattaataactatgTTCAAAGCAAAACATTGCCTGCTAaacgaaatacaaaaaattcacCAAATTTAGGCAGAAATATACAAAGACTAAAGAgtacaaatgataaaattaaaagcaatgttattaaaaaaaatggagatgGAGATGCTGATAATGCTACTCAAAGTAGTGATGAAGATAGTGAAGTATGCCAAGCAAAATTAGATAGTATTCGACATAGAGCTATTCAACGAAGACAAGAAGACAATaaag atCAAGATGAAGCTGAAAAAGCAGCAATATGTATTCAAAGAATGTGGAGAGGATATCATACaagaaatcttaataaaaaagcaaCTACTATACTGAAAACTATTGAAATGATAAGAACAAATAAGTATATTCA gAAACTAACTACTGATATGGAAGCCACTAGAACTGCTTTAGAAAGTGAACATAAGCTACAGTTATTGCAAATGCAAGCAATTAATGCATTGTGGAAAAAAGTTGTTAGTCTCCAACCTAATCGAGATTCTACAAATAAtgacaatgaaaatattgcacAAAATGTAGATGTTGTAACTAATTTAACACAAAcatgtaatttattacatagtcAG gttcaACAATTACAAGATTCTATGTCAGAAATTAAACGATGTATGTCGAGTATGCAATCAAAATCTAATCTTATTGATAACGGTGTGGCTACTCAAACAGAAATCTCAGCTGTTCATACTCCGGCAGgcgaagaaaatttgtttcctTACGCTCGCCCACATAGACCACAAACATTGCCAATTCATCAAACAATTCATgaaggaaatgaaaataaaagttttgcaTCTAATTTGATTGATagcgttttaaaaaaagtatctcAATCCACTGACACGACAGATGATGAAGTTAATACTgatattctaaattctaatgaaaatcccgaaatattaaattcaaatgatCATCCTGATATGTTTAAAAGTTGTGAAGAGATTATAGAACCTGATTTCAAGGATGTAGAACATgatgtaaaaaatgaatatgatgTAATTGATAATGCCGTTATAAATGGTGAAGTTTGTGAGGAAACATTATGTAAAGAATTGCacaatttaattgaaacagAAATTACAACAGAAAATTGTAtgaacttaaaaaaagaaaatagttcAGAAGAAATTGAGAAGgaataa